One Acetobacter oryzoeni genomic window, CGCAATATAGGCGGGAAAAACAGCATCCGGCGTGGCAAACCCGGCCTGATGCAGGGTGGCCCCACCATGATGCACCCATAACAGCACACCCACGCCAGAAAGCAGCGCAAACAAAAGGCCCACACCCACAGCACTGCCCATAAGTGCCAGCCGCGCATCACGCAGGCAGCGGGCCGCCAGCACGCGCTGTACCATAAGCTGATCTGTGCCGTGGGAGGCCACGGAAAGCACCGTACCGCCCAAAAGAGCAGCCAGAGGTGTGAAAGAACTTGTGAAAGGTGGCGTGTTATAAACAAATAAATCAAAACGACCTGCGGCTTGCAGCGTATGCAGCACACCCGCGGGGGCTGCATGCCATAGCAGGGCAAGGCAGGCCGCAGAGCCAAACAGATACAGCCCGAACTGAATACTGTCTGACCACACAACAGCGCGCAGGCCACCGCACAGCGTATAAAACAGCGTAACAAGCATAATGCCGCCCAGCAGCACGGCATGGGGCAGGCCCATATGTGCGGCATCCAGCATGGCGGCTAAAGGCAACATGCCTGCAAACAGACGCACCGCCTCGGCCAGCAAACGGGTGATGAGGAATGTGGAGGACGCCATGCGCTGCATGGAAGAGCCAAAGCGCTGGCCCAGCCAATCATACGCGCTCAGCATTTTGCCGGACTGGTAAAGAGGCAGAAACTTCCATGCCACAATGGCGCGACCTATCAGATACCCGAGCGCCAACCCCACAAAAACCATGCCGCTGCCATAGGCAATGCCCGGCACGCTAATAAGCGTAAGGGTGGAGGTTTCTGTTGCCACAAGGGAAAGGCATAGCGCCCACCAGGGCAGATCTCCATGCCCTTCAAGGTAAGCGGTGGCGGAGGTCTGGCGGCCAGCAAGCCCCAGCGCCAGAAGGGGCAGGGCAGTCAGATACGCCAGCATGACCAGCAGGTCGGCAAATGTCATATCAGGCGTAAAGATTTTGGCATGTTGTGGCTGCGCTAAAGCTGTTTTGGAAGAATAAAGTGAGCGTAGTTTTGCCGTTGCAAAAGATCAACCGCTTGGGCGCCTGTTGTTGTCTGATAGCAATGCATAAGGTTTGGCCGCATGTCTGCAATGCAAACAAAGCAGATGATGTGGGGCACTATTATACGCATTGTTTTGGGTAATATATTGAGAGGCGATTCTGGTGCGGAATGGGCCTTTCTTTAATTTTTCATAGTCAAGAAAAGCAAAGTTATATTGGACTATTTTGGTACGTTATTAATATCATGAAATGTGTTTGTTTTTTGGTTGCATTAAGGTTTTTGTTTGCCTAACAAGAAATAAGATTCTAGGGTGCAAAGATAATTTAACGAAGTACCTGATTTTTCGTGTGTTTTGCGCACATAACAGTTTTAGACGCGGGCATAATTGATGATGAGTAAAAATTTGAATGCGCTTTCCATGTCTAATCCAAAACGAATGTCTTTTTCCGCATCAAAAAGCGAAAATCAGCAAAATTATCTGACCCGCACGCGGCCGCAACCCCGATACAGGCAGGCCCCGAAGGTATCTTCTGAGATCTTACTGAAGGTGAGTGGGTCATGAACTGGCGCGCCCGCAATTCGTGCTGGAATGACCCTAAAGAGCGCTTCAATCACCAAGATTTCCTGTGGTGTCCGCGTCATGCAGGAACGCCAAGGCAGTTCGAATGCCCCCGACGGATCACGGTGCAGCAGGTGATTGAGCAGTGCAAGAATATCTTGAAACAGAAAGGTAAATGAAAATGAGTGATGCTCCAACCCGAGTACAGGGAACAGCAAAAGTTCCAGGAGAAGTAAATGGAAGTTCTGTTACCAGCGTTAATAACGTTTTTAACATGGGAACAGACAGCCTTACGGTAAGCGACGGAGGGACGGCCACAAACGTAACCATACAGGGGTATGGTTATGTCTATGGTGGCACCGCTTCTAACTGGAGCGCTCTTTCGGGTGCCTATATGGCAGTGGATAGCGCAGCTACGCTTACAAATTTTACCGATAATGGCGCATACGTTGAAGTAAACGGCGGTGCTATAGTTAATTCCGCGCAGGTATTAAATCCTTTTAAATTAGACGGAAAAGGCTACCTTATCATCAATAGCGGTACTGTGAATGGTGGTACTGCTACCTCTGGCGGTATGATTGATGCTAAAGGCACAAATGCTATTGCCAACAATGTTAGTACCAGTTCTGGTGGCCAGATTGTGGCAGAGCAAGGCACGGTTAACAGTGCTACCGTGGGGAATGGTGGTAGCTTTACTGTGTGGGCTGACGGAAAGGCAAACACTACGACTGTAAATGGCGGCGGTGAGTTCTACGTTAGTGGGACGGCAACTACGACGACAGTAAATTCTGGCGGCGATGTGTCGGCTTGTGGAAATGTGACTGGCACCACCCTCAACGATGGAAAGCTAACAGTTCTTGATGGTGGCACTGCTGATACGACTACTGTTAGCGGTACAAGCGCATCACTGTATGTGAACAGTAACGCGACTGCAAATAACAACACCATTGATGGCGGTAGCGTCTTTGTTGAGGGACTTGTCTCAGGCGGAACGCTGACTAACAAAGGCCAGATAAGGGTTTCCGCTGGGGGTGTGATTTCCAGCATCGATACGACAGACGGTAGTCTGTTTATTTCTGCTGGTGGTTCTGCCTATGATACAAACGTTGTGTCAGGCTTTACACAGGTTGACGGATATATTTCTGGCGGCTCCATCTACGATGGAAAAATCCAGATTGATTCTGGTGCCACAGCTTCTGGTGTTTCCGCTTCCGGCACGGACTTTCCGACACAAGGTACCATTGAGGTTGATGGCGGCACGCTTACTGATGCCACAACGCATGATTACGGTAACGTTACCCTTATTACCGGCACTGTAAATAACCTTTCCGCAACAGGCGGTGGTATTACAATGACCGGCGGCACACTCTCTGGCGGCACGTTCCAGAGTGGCGCTACCATGACTGTTAATGCAGGCGCAGTCAGCGGTACTGTTACCATTGGCAATAAGGGAAATGCCAATGTAAGCGGCGGAACTGTTTCCGATATCAACATTGCTTCTGGTGGTTCCGGGGCCATTACGGGTGGATCTGTTGCTGATGTTACTGTTTCATCCGGCGGCACGGTCAATTTTAATGCCGGCGCAGCATTAACGGACACACTCACGCTCTCAAGTGGTGGCACAGCTTCTATCACGGGCGATACAGGGGGTGCTGTTCAGCTTGGAGATGGCTATACAAGTGGTTTAACAATTACCGGCCTGAATACCTCTAAAGATACAAATGTTACGACAACGATTAACGGTTGGACCAAGGACAGCCAGATTGATCTGCAGTATGTGACATTTAATAATGCAAAATGGGAATATTCTGACGCAAATACTGTTGCGATCACAACAACAGATGCCACAACAGATGATACATATACTGTCACGCTGAACATACCGAATGTTGAAGCAACGGGTTTCAATCTGGTTAATGATAACCAGGGTGGTACAATCATTACCTGCTTCCTGGCTGGCAGCATGATTTGCACGCCTGATGGTGATGTGGCGGTTGAAGATCTCCAGATTGGTGATCAGCTTGTTACGTTTGATTGGGAACATGACAGGGAAGTTACCCGCCCGGTTGTATGGGTTGGCAAGGCCCATGCAAAAGTGCGGGCTGGTTTGCCGGATGATGAGGCCGGATACCCTGTGCGTATCCTTAAAAATGCTATTTCAGATGGCGTGCCTTACAAGGATATGCTGATTACCGCAGAGCATTGCCTGTGCTTTGAGGGCAAGTTTGTGCCGGCCCGTATGCTGGTAAATGGTTTTTCCATTTTCTATGATAAATCCATTACCTCTTACGATTACTATCACGTGGAAACAGACCAGCATTCCGTTATCACGGCCGATGGCATGCTGACAGAAAGCTATCTGGATACCGGCAACCGCCGCGCTTTCCGTCAGGAAGGTAAGGTTGCAACGCTACGCGGCGCAGTGCAGAGCTGGGCAGAAGATGCAGGTGCACCCCTATGTGTGGACCGCGCTTTTGTTGAACCGCTGTTCCACAGGCTGGAAGCACGCGGGAACAGCATGGTGGGCCACCGTGTGCCAGCAAAACAGGCTGTTGTGGCAGATCCTAACCTGCATCTGGTTACGCAGGCAGGGGCCATTATTCGCCCAATGCGGCATGAAGGCCAGCGTTACAGCTTTATACTGCCTGCCAATACGCAATCTGTGCGCATTGTTTCCCGCGCAAGCCGCCCGGCAGATGCGATCGGCCCGTTTGTGGATGATCGCCGTCAGATGGGTGTGGCTGTGGCAGATGTGCATTTTATCACCGCCAAAAAGCTGCATTCCATTACAGCGCATCTTCAGGCTGAAAAGCCCGCAGGCTGGCATGATACGGATTGGACAGATTGCGCATGGACAAACGGCAACGCCGTGCTGCCTTTGGGTGAGTGCACCAAAGGGAACATGGGCCTTCTGTCTCTGAACATTCGTGCCGCTGGCCCGTATGTGGAGCATGAAGCAGACAAACAGACACAGGTTCTTTCTGCCTGATTTTAAAAAGTTGGCTCTAAAAACAGGCTCTATCTCTTATGGGGGTAGGGCCTGTTTTGTTATTTGGGCAGGTTTTTCCAGCACTCCAAGGCGCGCAGGCGGCCCAGTTTAAGGTCTACAATCGGGGCCGGATACTTTAAACGCTGCGTGCTTTTCCATGGCGTGTGAATGGTTTTGTTATCCAGCGCCGCCAGTTCCGGCACCCATGTGCGGATATACTGGCCTGCTGGATCATATTTTTCAGATTGCCCTACCGGGTTGAAAATACGAAACCACGGTGCGGCATCAATGCCCGTGCCAGCGCCCCATTGCCAGTTCATGGCGTTTACGGCGGCATCTGCATCTACAAGCTGAGTGTAAAACCAGCGTTCACCTTCTCGCCAGTCTGTTAGCAGATGTTTGGTTAAAAAGGAGGCCACAACCATGCGCACGCGGTTGTGCATCCAGCCCGTGCGGGCCAGTTGGCGCATGCCGGCATCTACCAGCGGAAACCCCGTTTGTCCTTGCTGCCACGCGGCCAGATCTGCGGCATCTGTGCGCCACGGCATATGGTCAAACTCTGCGCGCAGGTTGCGGGTGGCGAGGTCAGGCGTGGTGAACATCTGCATCCATGCAAAATCACGCCAGCCCAGTTCTGCCAAAAACTTTTCGGCATCGGTGGTCAGGTGTGGGTTCTGGTCGGCTGCATGGCGGATGGCGTGCCAGATCTGCCGCACAGAAATCTGCCCCACCCGAATATAAGGTGAAAGCAGAGATGTGCCGTGCGGCGCATCTGCTCTATCGCGCTGTGTTTCGTAATCTGCCAGTGCGTTTTCTATAAACCGGTGCAGGTTGGCGTGGGCGGCTTTTTCTCCACTCGTCCAGCCGGGAGGCAGAGCAGGTGGCTTTGTGCCAACACGGTGCAGGTGCACGCCATCAGGCAGCGTAAGGGTGTGGGCAGGCACATACTCTTTGCCGCGCATATCTGGTGCAGGCAGTGGGGGCGGGGGTTCTGGCAGATCCCGCGCAGCGCGCCACCATGCTGTAAACACACGGTAAGGCTGGCCCGCCTGCGTGCGTATGGCCCAGGGTTCAAACAATAGGCGGCCGGTGCAGGAATGTACGCTCACGCCCTGTTTTTTCAGGCTGGCATGTACATCCGTATCTGCCGCAATGCCCGGGGCATCATACCGGCGGTTCCAGAACACATCTGTGGCATTTACGGCCTGCGCCAATGCGGGAACAGAAAGCCGCGTTGGCCCGCAGAGCATAAACAGCGTCTGCCCCTGTTCGTGCAAACTGGTGGCCAGTTGTGCACAGGCCGCCTGCGCCCAATCTGCAATGCGGGTGCCAGAGGCATCTTGCAAAGCGGCATCCTGCACATATGCGCACAATACGGGCTGCCCGGTGGCGCAGGCCGCGTGTAGGGCAGGGTTATCGGCCACGCGGTAATCATCTCGCAGCAGAACCAGAACAGGGGCGGGGGAGGGTGCATGAACCATACATACTGTGGTGCCGGTATAGCTGCGCACATGCAATGGGGTGGGCCATAATTTTGTAAGGGTGCGGGTTCTGATGGTCGCTAGAGTGTGAAGGTACCAAACTATGGCCATGCGCGTTGTTGGTGCCATAATGTATAACTGTAAACACGGCAGGAAAGGCGATTAGCCATGTCAGATTCTTTATCAGGCAGCTGCGGTGCCGGTGGGTGCGGCCCGCGTGGCCCGCTTACTCCAGAGCAGGAGCAGATTCTGTTTGGCCACGGAACGGAGTATCCCGGCTCCAGCCCGCTGAACCATGAAAAGCGCGAGGGGGCGTATCATTGCGCGGCCTGTGGGTCTTTGCTATTCCGCTCTGCCACCAAGTATGAAAGCGGCAGCGGCTGGCCTTCCTTCTGGGCGGCAGAACCTAACGCTGTTGCCACGCATAAAGATACCAGCCACGGCATGGTGCGCACAGAAGCCCATTGCGCACAGTGTGAAGGGCATTTGGGCCATGTCTTTCCCGATGGTCCGCCCCCTACAGGCCAGCGTTATTGCATGAACGGTCTGGCGCTGGATTTCAGGCCAGATCCGCAGCGGGCAACATCTGCTGGTGGGGCAACTTCTATGGATCATACAAGCGGCTGGGCATCTTGAAAGCGTTATGCCCCCTGCTTACGTAATGGGACATGACAACACACGCTCTGGCTCATACCGGGTTTTCCTCTTTTCACAGTGGGCAGTCTGCTAACGGGCAGCCCTCTGCGGATGCACTGCGCCGCCTTAAAAGGGTGCGGCGTTTTGCGTGGCTGCTGGATGCCGCCATCAGGCTGCCCGGCACCCGCGTGCGGCTAGGGGCAGATGCCATTGTGGGGCTGGTGCCCGGCGGTGGCAGCACGGTTATGGGCCTGCTTTCCTTTTATATGGTGTGGGAGGCCTGGCGCATGGGCCTGCCGCTCAAGCTTCTGCTGCGCATGGTGGGCAATATAGCCATAGAAGCCGCAGTGGATGTGGTGCCCGTGGCGGGTGATCTGCTGGACATTGCCTTTAAGGCCAACATGCGCAACGTGGCCGTTATGGAAAACTGGCTGGGTGTGCCGCCCTCTGCCGCTACGCGTAAAAAATAGGCATCATTTTATAAAACATGATTGTTTCTAATAAGGGCTGCCCATTGGGTGGCCCTTTTATGTATCTGGCACGTTAGCAGGTAAAACAGGCAGGGTGGCCCGCCACGTTTAGCCTGCGTTGCAAGAAAAAAGGGTGTGGGCGGCGCCATTTTGCAGCACAACGGCACAAATGCCGGTGGTTGGCAGAGGGTGCAATGTGCCCTCCGTTCTTCCGCCCCGCAGGCAGGAGAAAACACGCCGTGCAGCCGCCAGATAGCAGCGCCCCAACCCCGTCCATTACAACGCCAGCCGCTTCTGCGCCCCATGTGCCAGAGGCACCGCAGCTTGCCGGGCTGGAGGCATCTGTTCACAAGCTGGAAAACACGGTGCGCCGTTTTTACCGGCTGGCTGTTATGGTGGTTACGGTTACGGCGGCAGGGCTGTTTGTAAGCTCTGGCGGTGCCGTGGTGATGGTGGTGTTTGCCTCTGCCTTGGTGGCGGTGGTGCTGCATGCTGCGGCGCGTATTCTCTCGCGCCTGCTGCATATTCCGCAGTGGCTTTCTGTCATGCTGTTTGTGCTGGTGCTTGTGGGGGCACTTTCCCTTGTGGTGCATGTGTCCGGCCCGGAACTGATGGTGCAGCTTTCACACTTGCATGAGGCTTTAACCAGCGAGCGCGATGCCCTGCACAACATGCTGGACAGCAACCCGCTGGGCCATGCGGTGCTCGACCACTTTCCGCGTTTTCTGGGTGGCAACATGGTGCCCGATGGCCATGCGGGCACAGATAATGGCATGGATTTTGCAGGCTCCATGACCAACGTGCTCACCTCCACCTTTGGTTCGGTGGGCACCATGGTGGTGATTATTATTGCCGGGGTGTATTTTGCGCTTTCCCCCCACCTGTATGCCAACGGCATTTTGCGCATAACGCCTGTGGCTTACCGCAGCACCATGCGCACTGTGCTGCTTACAACCGGCCACGCCCTTACCGCTTGGGTGGCAGGGCAGATGCTGGATATGACGGTTGTGGGGTGTTTGACATGGAGCGGCCTTTCCCTGCTGGGTATGCCGCTGGCACTGCCTTTGGGGCTGGTGGCGGGGCTGGCCAATTTTGTGCCGTATCTGGGCACGTTCATCGGGGCTGTGCCCGCGCTGCTGATCGCGCTTTCCGTTGGCCCGCGTGAGGCCATGATGGTGGCGGGCCTGTATGCCGCTATCCAGACGTTTGAAGGGTATGTGATGTCCCCCTTCATTCAAAAACGTGCGGTGCGGATGCCGCCTGCGCTTACCATTCTTTCGCAAACAATTTTTGGTGCGTTTTTGGGCATGTGGGGCTTTATTTTTGCCTCTCCCATTACAGCGGTGCTTCTGGCTGTGGCCAGCCGCCTTTCCGCACCACTCCCGCCGAATGAAGAAGTGTAACCTTGCCCATACGTAGGCAAAACCACTGTTTTTTTACACTTTCCCACTGGTCATAATAGAACAGGACATGCAAGCTGATGGTGGCAAGAAGTTCCGCAGGAAGGAAACCCCGCATGTCTAGCACGCCGGATGCGTATCAAAAATTTCGTCATCTCAGCCCGTTTGAATTGAAAGATGAGCTTATAAAACTGGCCTCTGGCCGTGCCCAGCGCGCCATGCTGGATGCCGGGCGAGGCAACCCCAATTTTCTGGCAACACTGCCCCGACAAGGGTTTTTTCAGCTTGGTATGTTTGCTGCGGCAGATTCAGCACTTACCTTTTCCTATATGGCCGAAGGCGTGGGCGGCGTGCCCCGGCGTGAGGGCATAGAGGCACGGTTTGAAGCCTTTTTGGCAGATAACCAGAACGTGCCGGGTATTTCCTTTTTGCGCCGTGCCGTATCCTATGTGCGAGACCAGCTTGGCCTGCCGGCAGATGAGTTTTTGCTGGAAATTACATCCGGTATCTTGGGGTGTGATTACCCCACACCGCCGCGCATGCTGCGTTATACGGAAAAAGTGGTACGCCATTACCTGCTGCACGAAATGGCAGGTGGCACCATGCCAGAAAGCACAACAAACCTGTTTGCGCTGGAAGGTGGCACGGCGGCCATTAGCTACATTTTTGCATCATTGCGAGAAAACGGGCTGATCAAGCCGGGGGATAAAGCGGCCATTGGTATGCCGGTGTTTACCCCGTATGTGGAAATTCCCGAACTGCGTGATTACCAACTGCAGGAAGTGGCCATTAACGCCAGCCCGGAACAGGGGTGGCAATACCCGGATGAAGAGCTGGATAAGCTGCTTGATCCATCCGTTAAGATCTTTCTGGTGGTCAACCCCAGCAATCCGCCATCTGTGCGCATAAGTGATGAAGGGCTGGCCCGCATTGCCGAGATTGTTAAAAAGCGGCCAGACCTCATTATCGTAACAGATGATGTGTACGGCACGTTTGCAGATGATTTCCGCTCCATTTACGCCATCTGTCCGCACAACACTATTCTGGTATATTCCTTCTCCAAGTATTTTGGTTCTACAGGCTGGCGTTTGGGCGTGATTGCCATGCACGAGCAGAACGTGCTGGACGAGGCCTTGGCCGCATTGCCAGAAGCCGAAAAGGTTGAGTTGGACAAACGCTATGCCTCGCTTACGCCAGATGTGCGCGGCCTGAAGTTTCTGGACAGGTTGGTGGCAGATAGCCGCACCGTGGCCCTTAACCACACGGCAGGGCTTTCTACCCCGCAGCAGGTGCAGATGGTGCTGTTTGCCCTGTTTGCGCTGATAGATGGGCGTGATGCGTATAAAAATGCGCTTAAACGCCTGCTGCACCGGCGCGAACTCGCCCTGTATCGAGATTTGGGCGTAAAAGCCCCGGATGATGCTGGCAGCACGCATTATTATACGCTGATTGATCTGGTAAATGTGGTTACGCAGCTTTACGGCACCCGCTTTGCCCGCTGGCTGATGACGCATATGGATTATCAGACAATCCTGTTCCGTATTGCAGAGGAAACAGGCGTTGTGCTGCTGCCGGGTGATGGTTTTGCTGTAAAACGCCCCTCGGCCCGTGCCTCATTGGCCAATCTGAACGAATATCAATACGCAGCCATAGGCGCTGCCCTGCGCCGCATGGCCGGTGAGTATTATGACCGCTACCGGCAGGAAAAAGGGCTGAACAGCAAAGGGGAATAATCTGTTTAGGGCAGAAAAATCCCTGCTGCATGTTGGCCAGCAGTCTTTCATAAAAAAGGGCCCGGATTGAAAAGTCCGGGCCCTTTTTATGCACATGCGTTTTTAAAAGACGCTGGCAGGAAAAACTGTTTTACTCGTTATGTCCAAAAACCGGGCGCGTGCTTTCAAACAGGAACCACGTGCGGCGTTCTGTTTCATCAATCCAGGTTTCAAGCAGGCTGGTTGTGGCCACATCTCCGGCATCGGATGCAATGGCATGCACGGCGCGCAGGCGCTTGGTGAGGGTAAGGTTATCTTCCCGCAGTTCTGAGAGCATGTCCTCTGGGGTCACGTACAGGGCATCGTTATCAGAAATTTTGGTTTTGCGGGCAATTTCCCCAACCGAGTGCAGGGTGGTGCCACCAATCTTGCGGGCACGCTCGGCCATGGGGTCTGTCATGGCAAAAATCTGCTGGCTCTGTTCATCCAAAAGCAGGTGGTAATCCCGAAAATGGCGGCCGCTCATATGCCAGTGAAAGTTCTTGGTTTTAATATACAGGGCAAATACATCGGCCAGAACTTCAGACAGGCCACCCGCTACGGCCTTTACCTTATCGGCCTTCAGGTCTGTGGGCGTGCCAAGATATTCCTTGATATGGGCTTCTTTAGCTGTGGCGGCTTTTGCTGTGGTTGTGCTCATGGTCTGAACGAACCTCCTGTTTTCACTTTTTGGCAACACCACATTGGTTGCTGCCAAGTGCTGCCTTTACACGTGGTAAGATAAAGGCATCGTGCAAGGCCTGACATGGAAAGATCACAATCCTCACATCCATGTGAATGTCAGGGTGCAACGCGTTCAGGGGGTATCAAGTTCCGTGCGCAGGGGGCGGGTTAAAAGCTGCTCCTGCGCTTGTGGCAGCGTAATCCTGCCTTCCAGAAAAGCGGCAATGCAGGCGGTAATGGGCACATCCACCTTATGTTGGCGGGCCAGTGCCAGAAGGGCATCTGCTGTGGTCACACCTTCTGCCACGCCGGGCAAAGTGGCCAGTGCAGTTTGGGTGGCGCTGCCCCGGCCAAGGGCCAACCCCATCTGATAATTGCGCGAGGCCTCACCCGTGCAGGTCAGCAGCAGGTCTCCCAACCCGGCAAGGCCAGCCAGTGTGGCGGGGTGTGCGCCCAAGGCCACGCCAAGGCGGGTTATTTCTGCCAGCCCACGGGTAATAAGGGCCGCGCGGGCGTTTTCTCCCAACCCGGCGCCAATGGTAATGCCCGCCGCCACGGCAATAACGTTTTTGGCCGCCCCCCCAAGCTGCACGCCGGTAATATCTGCACTGGCATAAAGGCGCAGGCGCGGGGTGGATAGCAGATCTACCAGCTTGTGTGCCAGATCCACATTGGCAGAGGCCACAACAGATGCCGCCGGAAGGTCTGCCGCAACCTCACGCGCAAAGTTGGGGCCAGAAAGTACAGCCCCCGGCACATCTGGCCGCAGCCGGTGCAGCACATCCAGCGGAAAAGCCAGCGTGCTGCGTTCTATGCCCTTGCAGCACAGCACGGCAGGCACGCCTGCAGGCACCAGCGGCAGAACAGAGGCCATATGTTGGGTGGGAATAACCATAAGCGCGCACGCCACATCTGCCAGTGGCGGCGCAGAGGAAACGGTTATGGAATCTGGTAGCGGAAAATCTGGCAGGCGCGGCATGGCGCCAGAGGGCAGGCGGGCAGGGTTACGTGCCCACAAATAAACCTGTGCCCCGGTGCGGGCGGCGTGCAGGGCCAGCGCAGTACCCCATGCGCCAGCGCCCATAACCAGAATACGGTGTTTCATGCTCTAAGCGGTGCCAGAACCCCAAGCGGGGCGCAAGCACCATATAAAGCAGTAGCTTTAAGCGCCTTAGGCAGACAGCGCCACGCCAGCATGAGCCGGCACCATGTGGGCCGGAACTTCGGCCTTTTTCATGTGTTTCAGCCGGGCTTCACGCAGCAGGCACACAACGCCTTTTACGCAGTTCCCGCACTGGGCCTTGCAGTTGCGTGCAGCATAAATTTCACGCGGGCGGGTAGCCCCATCCGCCACTGCGGCTTCAACGTCCTTGTGGGTGAGACGATTGCAAGAGCAGACAACCATACGCAGCACCTTTGTGGTGGGTGATCGATTCTGAGTAAGACCTGACCACAAATAAGAATGAATCGCAATTATTTTTTGCAAAAAGTTCTCATTTGCTTGTGTTCTGCCTGTGCATATGGGGATGGGGTGCACGTATTTGGTGTGTGATTTTTGCAATGTTCGTATCAATTTTATGCATATGCATAAAAAAATAATAAATTTCATTCATATTAAAAATATAAGGAGCGCATCTTAAAAAAGCCTTTATTTAAAAAGCGAGGATGCGTGGATAAAAATATAACAAGAACGTCGTATGTTCTCTTCCTGCTGTGCACGTTCTTTTTTATTTACAGAAACATGGAAGGTCTTGGTTATCTTCCATTTGGTGATGAATCTGGCCATTTTTTAGGGGCCATTGCTCTGCATCGTGGAGATAGACTTTACCGTGAATACATAGATGCCCACGGCCCACTGGTTTTTACGCTTTCGTGGCTGGTTGGCCATGTTGTGGGGTGGTCTCAGGTCTGGTTAATGCGTCTGGTTTCCACCGCATGTGCGGCGGCGGCTGGGGCTACGGTCTTTTTTTCTCCGCTGTTTCGGTTGGCATGGCAGCGTTATCTGGCCACCGCCCTGTGGTTGGGTATGGTGGGCAGCGTATGGGTGGTGCAGGGCCTTAATCTGGATGATTACTGGACAATAGGCGGGGCGCTGGCTGTTATTGCGTTGGCCATGCTGGCGGTGCCGCTTGTATGTGCTGCTCCTGTTTCACGCATGCAGGCTTTTATGGGCGGGGCTGCCTTGGGGTTGCTACCTTTTGCCGCTTATCCGTTCAGCCTGTTTTCTGCTGGGCTGGGGCTGGCTGTCTTGTGCGTGTTTTTTTCTGCCCCTCGGCAATATCAGGT contains:
- a CDS encoding sodium:solute symporter; protein product: MTFADLLVMLAYLTALPLLALGLAGRQTSATAYLEGHGDLPWWALCLSLVATETSTLTLISVPGIAYGSGMVFVGLALGYLIGRAIVAWKFLPLYQSGKMLSAYDWLGQRFGSSMQRMASSTFLITRLLAEAVRLFAGMLPLAAMLDAAHMGLPHAVLLGGIMLVTLFYTLCGGLRAVVWSDSIQFGLYLFGSAACLALLWHAAPAGVLHTLQAAGRFDLFVYNTPPFTSSFTPLAALLGGTVLSVASHGTDQLMVQRVLAARCLRDARLALMGSAVGVGLLFALLSGVGVLLWVHHGGATLHQAGFATPDAVFPAYIAQELPSGLRGLMLAGVLAATMGSLSATLSAMTAATVGDFAAPCAWVARRLSLSGLGFARVITLFWAGALVLCAGLFAQGSQSAVLVGLSIAACGYGPMLASFIAGMAWPGLKARILAPAFGLSMPLMVLAMMYLHPYGKPLAFVWLIVLGMITLFGLVGLRYVIQKRSHR
- a CDS encoding Hint domain-containing protein; protein product: MSDAPTRVQGTAKVPGEVNGSSVTSVNNVFNMGTDSLTVSDGGTATNVTIQGYGYVYGGTASNWSALSGAYMAVDSAATLTNFTDNGAYVEVNGGAIVNSAQVLNPFKLDGKGYLIINSGTVNGGTATSGGMIDAKGTNAIANNVSTSSGGQIVAEQGTVNSATVGNGGSFTVWADGKANTTTVNGGGEFYVSGTATTTTVNSGGDVSACGNVTGTTLNDGKLTVLDGGTADTTTVSGTSASLYVNSNATANNNTIDGGSVFVEGLVSGGTLTNKGQIRVSAGGVISSIDTTDGSLFISAGGSAYDTNVVSGFTQVDGYISGGSIYDGKIQIDSGATASGVSASGTDFPTQGTIEVDGGTLTDATTHDYGNVTLITGTVNNLSATGGGITMTGGTLSGGTFQSGATMTVNAGAVSGTVTIGNKGNANVSGGTVSDINIASGGSGAITGGSVADVTVSSGGTVNFNAGAALTDTLTLSSGGTASITGDTGGAVQLGDGYTSGLTITGLNTSKDTNVTTTINGWTKDSQIDLQYVTFNNAKWEYSDANTVAITTTDATTDDTYTVTLNIPNVEATGFNLVNDNQGGTIITCFLAGSMICTPDGDVAVEDLQIGDQLVTFDWEHDREVTRPVVWVGKAHAKVRAGLPDDEAGYPVRILKNAISDGVPYKDMLITAEHCLCFEGKFVPARMLVNGFSIFYDKSITSYDYYHVETDQHSVITADGMLTESYLDTGNRRAFRQEGKVATLRGAVQSWAEDAGAPLCVDRAFVEPLFHRLEARGNSMVGHRVPAKQAVVADPNLHLVTQAGAIIRPMRHEGQRYSFILPANTQSVRIVSRASRPADAIGPFVDDRRQMGVAVADVHFITAKKLHSITAHLQAEKPAGWHDTDWTDCAWTNGNAVLPLGECTKGNMGLLSLNIRAAGPYVEHEADKQTQVLSA
- a CDS encoding cryptochrome/photolyase family protein; translation: MVHAPSPAPVLVLLRDDYRVADNPALHAACATGQPVLCAYVQDAALQDASGTRIADWAQAACAQLATSLHEQGQTLFMLCGPTRLSVPALAQAVNATDVFWNRRYDAPGIAADTDVHASLKKQGVSVHSCTGRLLFEPWAIRTQAGQPYRVFTAWWRAARDLPEPPPPLPAPDMRGKEYVPAHTLTLPDGVHLHRVGTKPPALPPGWTSGEKAAHANLHRFIENALADYETQRDRADAPHGTSLLSPYIRVGQISVRQIWHAIRHAADQNPHLTTDAEKFLAELGWRDFAWMQMFTTPDLATRNLRAEFDHMPWRTDAADLAAWQQGQTGFPLVDAGMRQLARTGWMHNRVRMVVASFLTKHLLTDWREGERWFYTQLVDADAAVNAMNWQWGAGTGIDAAPWFRIFNPVGQSEKYDPAGQYIRTWVPELAALDNKTIHTPWKSTQRLKYPAPIVDLKLGRLRALECWKNLPK
- the msrB gene encoding peptide-methionine (R)-S-oxide reductase MsrB, which translates into the protein MSDSLSGSCGAGGCGPRGPLTPEQEQILFGHGTEYPGSSPLNHEKREGAYHCAACGSLLFRSATKYESGSGWPSFWAAEPNAVATHKDTSHGMVRTEAHCAQCEGHLGHVFPDGPPPTGQRYCMNGLALDFRPDPQRATSAGGATSMDHTSGWAS
- a CDS encoding DUF4112 domain-containing protein, whose translation is MTTHALAHTGFSSFHSGQSANGQPSADALRRLKRVRRFAWLLDAAIRLPGTRVRLGADAIVGLVPGGGSTVMGLLSFYMVWEAWRMGLPLKLLLRMVGNIAIEAAVDVVPVAGDLLDIAFKANMRNVAVMENWLGVPPSAATRKK